A window of Pseudoliparis swirei isolate HS2019 ecotype Mariana Trench chromosome 2, NWPU_hadal_v1, whole genome shotgun sequence genomic DNA:
GCTGGCCTCATCAACACAGCTCTCTGAACAACTCATTGacattccttctctcctctaatgatgcattcacaccaaaagcgttgtgaatattcgcagcgtctatcgcaaccactGGTGTCTGTACGTTGGCTTTGCGTGGGATCTACTCGCGTGAaagattcgcaacgcttttggtgtgaatgcagcttGACCGTGACTACCCTTGAACATGCATGTTACTACTCCTGAGGGCAGGTGTGGTTTGTAAATCACAGTTGTATAATAACCAACAACTACATTTATATTGTAACATATGCATGTTATGTTGTTTTGTATGGATTTATAACAAAACACGCGTGACACACTCATGAAATATCCGACAACGAAACTAATTCCTGAAGAAATGTAATAAAGAACTGATCTGTTTTTCTAAGACCTCTCCCAATTCTTTAGATGTGGACACTTTCTACATTCAAGCTGTTTATTTCTGTTTCTATTGTAGGTGTTGCAGAACATTTTAGAAACAGAGACAGAATATTCCAAGGACCTTCAGAGCCTCCTGACCAACTACCTTCGCCCTCTTCAGTGCATTGACAAGTATGACTCATTTACACATCAAGCTTGCTGAAACCAGAACCAGGTTATTCTAGCATGATTGTTGTACAACAGGAACCAATTATAGACACTTCCCTAACAATGCATCTGAGTTGGGGAACCTGACTTTCTTTTGCACGTCACTGAATTTGTGATTTGTACCCATGCTTTGGCCCCTTGTGTCTTTCTCCTGCAGACTGAGCAGCTCAGACGTGGCTCTGATTCTGGGAAACCTCGAGGAGATCAGCACCTTCCAGCAGATGCTCGTCCAATCACTGGAGGAGTGCATCAAGTTAGTCCcttccccccacacacagcctcactgcagcagcagcctcaTTGTTGCATAATAAGCAGAGGGACATCTAGTGTTGGACTGGATGTACTACAGGGATGTTGATTAAACCATAGACTGTCACGAAATCATTTGTCATATATTGTAACAATTTTGGTCTAAAGCACAGATACATATTCCATATACTTCTGCTGCTTTCTTGTCTGTGTATGAGAGTTTTCTTTAAAGAAGCTCTTGTGTGACCTTTTTTGTTGTCTCCAGGCTTCCAGACACCCAGCAAAGGGTGGGAGGCTTCTTCCTCAACCTCATGCCACAGATGAAGGCTCTTAATGTTGGTTACTGCTCCAACCACCCGTCTGCCGTTAGTCTGCTCACCCAGCACAGGTACGTCTGCACATCCACGACATGCAGCTATATTAGACAGTGTTTTTTAACAGTTCacaagggagaagaagaagggttcTGTGTTACATGCACAGGGAAACAGCTGTTGGAACAGCTTGTATTAGAAAAGGAAAATGGGTCTGGTTGTATTGCTGAaatttgtctttattttacaGTTGTAGCTGTTACCACGGACAGAAAGTGCATACTCTTCAGGCagcttttatttagttttttagttacTAGTAGCTGAATATAGCTGAAGGAGAGATAATgaaataaacatttgtttgcaggtTAGACGCAAATGACTGAATACAGGAGGGTATGGTCTAAATCtgaaaacatacagtatatgtgcaAACCTTCCCGTTCCTGACATGCATGAATAGAATTAGCAAAAATAGACCCAACCCAAAAGTAACCCAAGGCcagttagaaaaaaagaaagccagAGGCTTATCCGACCTGATTTAAAATGTAGTTAACCCCGGCACAATGAGAAGTTGCATTGGAAAAAGAGAAGCAAAACCTTTCATATTTCTCACCTAAAAAAACATATCTTTCTATTGCGTTATTGAGACGTGCTGCAATAAAACGGGACTTAGTTTGGACCTGATGAGACTGAAGAACTCTACAGGTGCGGGACACTAATAAtatgtaatgttttttaattactCTCTATTATTTTAATTCTATTATTATCATATTACGAATATTATGAATCACAATGAACTGCCTTTAAGGCTTTAAAGGCAGTGTATTGTATTTTGAAGGGTGTAATGTGTGGGGTTGTAAAGGTCATTCGGTTATTTATACTTTGCCGGAACCGTTTTCCTGtttttcacacacactgtcGCAGTTTTTGCCACGTGTTTCATGTTTGAAAAACATAATTTGACTCATATCCACCAGCCGTTATAACTTTGTACACTTACATGAGAGTTAATTTCTTCCCCATGCACAAGGACAAAAGCATCAAGTGAGCGCGTTGTGACACGCTTGGATGCCAGTTTTATCAGAGGTTTGACGTTCAGTGTTTCCATGAATGTGTCTTCACTAACAAGACGGCCCATCTCTCAACGCTGTGTTTGTTGCAAATTATGTGACGTGACGGTTTGTAATGctgattaaatattgaatgtatTTTGTCTCCGTCCTCTTGCAGTGAAGTGTTGGGCGAGTTTATGGAGGGCCGAGGGGCCGTCAGTCCTGGGATCCTCACCCTGACCACAGGCCTCAGTAAACCCTTCATGAGACTCGACAAATACCCCAACTTACTCAAAGAGCTTGAGCGGCATATGGAGGTGTGTATCTAAACATGTGTCTAGAGCACTTGTGTTACGCTGTGTGGTTCACAGCCAACGTgttgctcttttttcttttcctcaggAGAGTCACCCTGACCGGCCAGACATTCAGAAGTGCATGGCCTCTTTCAAAAATCTGTCTGTAAGATGATCTCACCTAGCAAGTAACCAGACTTAAAACCAGACTCGATAAATGAATTTGCAGCAGGTCTTTAGCAGTCTGTTTGTTTCCGTTGTGTCAGGCTCAGTGCCAGGAGGTGCGGAAGCGTAAGGAGCTCGAGCTGCAGATTCTCACAGAGTCCATCCGGTTGTGGGAGGGTGACGACATCAAGACCCTCGGCTCTGTGCTCTACATGAGCCAGGTCTTAGTCCAGAGTCCTGGCTCAGAGGTACCCACGCCATCTAGAAATAGCTTCTCCACTAAATTCTGCCGAACTTGTCCCTCTGCTATTTTCATAGGATGCACACTGCTGAACTGTGAATTAATCACTATACATTGAAGTATTTTGAAGtcaattaatacatttaaatcagTTTCTTTTACGCTGTAGCACATTTGAGTTAAGCCCTTACTTATCAtgataaatatgacattttttagGAAAATTACATCAAGTTTATGTTTATCAAACAAGAGTGTGTTTTAAGTGAAGAAAAGTAATGCAGCAACATAAGTCTTTAGATTTCCTCAAAGAAACTGTTCTAGTATGGTAATGACTATATTAACATAATCCTGAATATACATCTTTGCTCCAGATACAGTTAACCGCTGCGTTGGTAAGCTcgacaaaacaaaatcaataacaTAACTCCATTAGCTTTTATTAAACTCTCACAGTGATAATGTATTTGTTATAAATAAGTTAGAGTTCTCTGTGACTAAGATGAGTGGACAGAAATATTCAAAAGCGCCTTCCAGTTTGAAAGCTCTAATCGTAAGTAGCTCgggataaaagcatcagatgAAATGTAATGGTTATGAGAACTTGTTGCAATGTACTCCACGAGTCTGGACTGGAGAGCACCTCTCTCTAGTTTGCGGTGGTCATAACATCCGGTCGTGAATCTTTCGTCTGAACTGGCCTTGCAGTAGCACTTATTTTCCATCTTCCATTTTTAACAGACggcatcacattaccccagtCCTGgcctctccactggctccctgtttgttttagaattgattttaagattttaCTGATCACTTTTAAAGCACGCCGGGGTCTGACGCCAGGCTACATCATTGAAATGTTATCTCCTTATGAGCCAGCACGCAGCCTTCGATCCTCCGGTGGCCCTTCTggtcgttccaaagtcgaggctTAAATCAAAGGGTGGCCGTGCTTTTGCCGttagagcccctcgactttggaacgacctaccggaggggataaggctcgcagaatcagtaacgtcgtttaaatcacttcttaaaacccatttttatcgaacagcttttaagtgatgtcattcttttatgcagttctttggttcccctaatttagtttgtctgtttttttcttctttttttaaatgttatatttgtatcttaccatttgttttgcattgattctctgtagagcactttgtaaacattgtttttaaaggtgctatataaatcaagttattatttttatttgccaGGAGAAGAGTGAGCGTTACCTCATGCTCTTCCCCCACGTCCTCCTCATGCTGTCTGCGAGCCCCAGAATGAGTGGCTTCATATTCCAGGTCAGCACTAAACCTTTCGTCAGATCCTCCTGACGATTACATACGCATGCCTCTGTCTAGATATCAACCTTGATAATAAGGTGGATGAATGGTCCTCTCTCTGTTACATCTTGATTGTAATGTGATGATTTCCATCTGCAGGGCAAATTGCCCCTGGCCAGCATGACGGTGACCAAACTAGAAGACTGTGAAGCGCACAGAAACGCCTTTGAGCTCAACGGTGAGGGTGAATGGGATGAGCGAGGGGTGCCGTATTTCTTTCTCACGCACAACGCACCTTCAAATTGACCGTCTCCGTCCCCGCAGGTCAAATGTTCGACCGTCTCCAGGTGGTGTGCACCAACCAACAGGACCTGCAGGACTGGGAGGAGCACCTGCCCAGACAGATCAAACACACTGCATCCACAGGACCCAGCCACAAACCCCTCGCCGTCCCCTGCCACACGGTCAGAAGCCGATGATTACATACGAACGCGcagacgtttttttcttctgttctttTACACCCCGACGTGGTGTGAACACCGTGATTATATATGTTGATTTCTCACAGATTCTCATCAGCCTTTCAAAGGCCGGCTCGCATCGTGCCCGGCAATCATCTAAAATTACAGTACGGCCGGGCGTGAAGTGGCTGGTTTCTCTAACTAGAATGGCTGAATTGCACAATTGGATTTAATGAAGTGAATATGAATACGTAGTAATCAACATTCAGCCTTTTACCTTTGTATAAACAATCAATAATAATGATCACGTTATGTTCTTATATGATTTTATGGTTAATGCAGTTTTAATAACAGGGAGGTGTCATATGCAGAAGGAGGAGGCTTCCCTGGGGGTATTTTGGGCACCTTCAAATGGGAGTGGAGACTAGAGGCACACTAGAGGCGGGATGTGGCTGGGATATAGACATATTGGCTTTGATTGACGGTTTTGAGGGTCAGTTGGCTGTGACGACGCTGCCACTGTATCAGAGATGCACCTCCGCCTAGTTTTCTGTCACTCTGAACCCGAGTTTCTCTCTGCAAAGTACACACTAAACGTAGAATATGGCGACGCATCTACTGGGTGTTAATTAAGCATCCGAGAGAAAATGTGAAGAcgttatttgtaaaaaaacaaatgtgaagacgcaagtcctttttgttttgctccTCAGCTCccatctcaccctctcaccccgTCCCGGCATTCTGAGGGGAGGGGCATGACAACGGCTCCCACCTACCACACCCTGCCTCACCCCTCCTCCCATGGAACGTCTCAAAGCACCATGATGTGGGGCCCACTGGAGCCACCCAACACCCCGAAACCCTGGAGCCTGAGCTGCCTGCGACCTGCGCCTCCTTTACGACCCTCTGCAGCCCTCTGCTACAAGGAGGTGAGGGCTGTGACGTCGTTTGGACTTCTTCATATGTTCCTGTGTGAAGTGTCATCCGATTAGCTCACGTCCGTCTATTTTCAGGATCTTAGTAAAAGTCCCAAGAGTGTGAAGAAACTCCTTCCCAAGCGCAAACCTGAGAGGAAACAGTCTGAGGAGGAGTTTGCGTTGAGGAAGAGTACGTTCAACATCTTTACGGTTTATGTacaacaaatgtatttttttattaattttcaaAGGAACCCTTTCGGTTCTTACCGAGCGTGAGatgagacgatcaataacactgacatgtttgtgtctgttaaACATGGACAAGGATGAGAACGCTATtcatcttctcatctcactctcgGCAAGAAATAGAAGTACCGTACTTcctaaaatgttaaaaaacaaatctttaAATGTTTGCAGACGCCGGGGATTGAGGGGCATTAGCATGTGAATTGATTATTTCCCCGTTCACCTCTCAGGTACAGCTGCTCTCGAAGAAGATGCCCAGATCCTAAAGGTCATTGAGGCGTACTGCACCAGCGCTAAAACCAGGCAGACCCTTAACTCCAGTAAGGAAACACCAACTCTTACTTCATTAGAGTATGTGCATGCACAAAAGCAGAGCGGCTCATCCCGGcggctgcagtgtgtgtcaCCGCTCTGCCTGTATTCTGTGACTCAAAGCCTTTCTTTAACCCTGGTATTCTGAACTGATCTTTCTAACAGTATCTTCtccttctgtctttctctcctcaACTCCTCACCTTTTGGCATTGATCTGTTTTTCCCGGagctccttctttttctcataatttttttttctctccatactTTGGACTTTTACTTTTGCCCATCCTGCATctctcatgttttttttttatgattgaTCATCTGTTTGCGTGCTGCATatactacctcctcctcctttccgcACCACCATTCCGCTTTTTCCTCTCCCCGTTTGCCTCCCTTCTACATTCGTAACATCAACCCGCCGATCTTCGCCCCTCCCCCCGCTCCGACCAGCCTGGCAAGGCACCGACCTGATGCACAACCACGTGCTGGCCGACGTGGACCGGTCCTGCATGGACTCGCCAGGCCGCCGTAGCAGCGTGTCACGGCCAGAgttgtcctctgacctctccgaGGACTCTGACTATGACTCCATCTGGAGCACCCACAGTTACAGGATGGGTTCAGTTCCGCGTAAGAGCTGCATCTCTCACCAGAACTAAAGGACGTGCAGTACCGCCGCGCTGTGCCGTAATGTCACGTACAGCGCGCTTACCTCTTTTACCGTCAATGTATGAAAAGAAacttgatttttcttttttatttatctatttattttctattatctatttgttaattttttttttgttaacttatttggtttatttatttttagattgtTTGTTTCAAGATGTTTTAAGCATCTCCCTGTTGCCTTTGCCACTTTCCCTTTTACGTGCCTCCTCTCTTTGTGTAGTTGTCATGCAGTATAAGTGTTTGGTAATTCTCGTTAATTTATCTTGAATGTGACCACTCCCCTTATTTGACCATACATGTGGCCGACTCTCAGCAGGGAGTAAAGGGGTGTTGGAGTGGAATATATGGGAGGGATAACTattggagggagagatggactGAGTATTTCCTGTCTGATATTCAGATGTAATTCAGGAATGACAAGTGTATTCTATTCACCATGTACTACTTCTCTCCAGTATGTGTTTCCAGAGTATGTATGCTCAAACATAGCACAGATGCCATACACATAAGCACAGGTCCAGGCACACATGCCCCTGCTGCCTGATAATAGAGCGGCATGCAGACGAAACATCCACATTCTTAATAACATTGctgttttcataatttttttatctTTATACATGTTACTAAGCAGGTTTAGATTTAACGTACCACATGACCAAAAGCTACTAAATACTATAAATGATTtgcaaaatgtaataatttatgAAAGGATAAGAGCTAATGGACTAAGATGGTGAATTTAAAGGGTCAGTTtaccaaaaagaaaaataacccCCGtactttcacacattcacagagttgtatTTGCCCATTTACTCTGAGATTTCTTCAACTCTGATACATTCATAGTGAATATAATTTAGTTTATGGTGCTCCGAGCTTTGAAAAATGGTATTTATACACCATTGTGTCTTTCCCCATTACTCCAGACTATCCAAAGATCTCACTGTCAACAGTTTAATTCAAACTACTGAGGAAATTGTCACGACCAACACTGTGTATTTCTTCCGTCCCGTGAGCACCACAAACTAAATTCCTTGTAGCGGTGCGGATGCAGATTTCTCCGGCGGTAACCTGGACAACTTTCTGCATCACAGAATGAGAACGTGGTTTGTTTTTGGTAAACTGACCCTTTAAAGTCACTCATTTTCAGATTTCACTGTATTGTATGAGCTACTAGTCCCCTCAGTATCATCCTCAAACGCCTGATCTTCCATCCAGTAACATTGCTGTCTGTCAGTGGTTCTACAGGGTTGcatttatatttagtttgaaaCCTCAAGTTAGTGCGttcacaaaatacaaacattAATTTTAACCAGGCGTAGCATACCAGCCTGACACAAATAAACTGTTAACTACTGTGTAAACGATTAACTCAGCTACAGTCCTGTCATACAAATGGAACGCCTTTCGTTTCATGACTCCTGCTAGTTTAAGGAATAGTTTTATATTTTGGAACAACGCTTAttggcttttttttcctctgagAGTTAGTTAAGGCGATTAGTATCGCCCACAGATCGGTCAACACTGGAGCCAGGAGCAGATTAACGTAGATTAGCGTTTTGAGCGGAAAGGGGAAACAGTTATCAAAAAATTTAGaatgattaaataaatgaaagtaagGATTATACAGTGAAAATTAAGCAAATGAGTGTCATCTAAGTTCATGCTTCAATCCTCTAGTTATGTGACAAGAGTGAATTGCTTAAAATTAGCTGGTCTCCTCCGCTTCcagtctttacgctaagctaggctaaccaaaTCAACTGCTAGCTTCGAGCTTCATATCTGCCTCACATATGTGAAAGTggaatcaatcttctcatcatactcgaatgcaaaagaaaaagcaaaTAAGCCTAACATTCCTAAAATTGTTGACCCATTGTAGCTGTAACTGACGATTTGACCAGGTTAGCTTAATGTGACAACAGGCATCCCGTTGCGTCACCTCTGCTTGCGGCCTCACACGCCAGACACGCTGAGTGGCGTCTGGCTTGTGAGGCTTCCCACGCTATCTCTTGCATTAATGACTATTTTTATGAAGAAGTATTTTTCCAGTGTTGGTATAAAAAGTACAGGTTGCCATCCACTTAGAGTGCATCTCCTCTTACAGCGAGCAATGTGGGTGAcgtatggaatatatatatcgGTCCATGTTACATTACTGTCTACTGTTTCGGTGATGATTCCTTTGttgtgttgattattttttgtttacagatgattgtgttatttatttatttactttttttttacatattctGTTTGTCAATGTTTACAAAAATGATCCCTGGAAGaatcatttattttctattttacaaTTTTATTGCTCTGTATCAAAGTTTACACTGAAAATTATAACATGAAGTGTTTGAATTATTTTGCACAATCATGTAACGGGCCAGTGGGGGTGGGGGATAGAATCTGTTAATATCTGTACTTTTTTGTCGTCTATCTAGAGTGTGTATGATATAGTCATGAAGGTAAACTTGAGTATTCTGTGTTACTGTAAAGTAAATGCTCATTCCTAGTGTAAAAACTCTCCTATGGTGTTTTGAAAGCATTGAGGgtccaaaaaaaatgaaatagaaaCAAGAGACCGTGATTATACAGGAACATTTCTATGTGAGCTACTCATTCAATCTCAGATTACCGTCAGAGTGGACTTGAAATATAAGAGCACATAGTCTCCCTTTCTGTATATATTAGTTGTCAAGGAGCAAGAACATAAAGTCCGTTCTGCGTTTTATGAGTATTTGAGATGAGAATATCACTGTCCTTATATCATGTGCTATACTTTGTGACAGGTGTATTCTGTGCTTTTAAGAAGTCAAACAGGCAGAGTGAAAAGAGACCAACAGTGTCCTCCGTGAGCTgtcatgctgcgttcaggtcacacgtgtcatgtgaccatgtcttACCTGCAAACAGCGCCTTCGGTGCATTTGTTCTACTCTGCTGAAGTGTTCGAGTCCCAAAACGCTGTATCATGAGTTTTGAATAAATCTGTGATTTGATAGACGCTGGCAGTCTGCTTGATTTGTGAGAAGGGAAAATCTGGTTTAGTTTTTTAGCGTGTCGATGGGTTATCGTTCAAAGAAATGTGAACGAGTGAATAgagttgtgtttgttatttttgttgatATCTCCACAGCCTCTCATTTCTTTTTCACTTTTGTCTTGACCCCTGTCCgatgtctctcctctgtgcaTGACTAACACGCTACCGCTATACCAATGTTGGTCAGTGCTCGGTTCTCTTTGGTTCTGACTGTGACTCGCTCCAGTGTGGAGTTCTGCACTGACTcatcttaaagagacagtacggTACCGAGTGCTTGAGTGCtcttgtgtttttaaaacagGGCCGCAAAGGGAATCGGGGCTGCATGTGATCGTCCCCGGTGAGAGGAAAATCCTGGTGGAGGATCCCCGTCGCAATGGACAAAGCACTGTAGAAGAAAAGTAAGATAGTAGAAGAATCTCTTCCTCACGCTTCTCTTTTAGTGGATTCACGTTGTTAACGCATCGTAAAGACCAGAACCAACGATGCCCAAAGGCGATTGATTCCTACTGAAGAAGAAGGGGTCACAAATGTACAACTTCATGTTTTAACAAGGCTCAAATCATTTTCTAAATCAGCTAAGCACTCTATACTTTTGCCAAAATAGTAAATCATACATTTTTCTGGGACTACTTTCAGGCAGAAATTCATTTTGTCAAAGAGTTTTCGTCCTGACTTTCACACAAAACGCTCAAAAACACTGCGAATAAAGGCACCACCCAAACAAAACGTTCACTATAGTGTAGCTGACAGGTATGAGTTGAGCCTATGCTTAAAAGTAAACAACACAGAGGCGCTGTAGTCTGAACCAAGACGTCAAACTTCATTCATCTTTTCAACCTTGAGCGCATACTAGAACTAATCCTTCCCTTCGTATGACATATGACCAAAAGAGAACTTAAAAATCACGTGGAGCCTTTCTTTAAATAAGAAAACTCAATAAAATAAGTATACAGTAGCTTAATCTTTTCACGTTTACCTCAGACAGACTACTAGACACTGCTCTGGATCAATAGTTCCTTTTCATATCATCAACAACAAGAAATATAGAATATTAGCAGACTCATCCTTTTAGTTGCTTTTCCTTTATCTTACTGCGTGGAGCTAAAGCATACGCTTTCATCTTTTCAAGTAACACTGACATGCTCATATGTGATTGGTGGaattgtcctcttgtcctcttgtTGTTTGGGAAGTGATCCATTCCTCATGGGAATCAAAAGTCAGAGATGGGGGACAGAATCCACAGCCTTTGCTGTGTGAGGGCTGTGTTAATATGGACTTGAAAAGTATGAACGTACCCTTTAATGAGCCGTCACTGACTTGTACATATCTTGAAGGATCCTGGTGGACGTGGTGTACGGCCTGAGGGATGAGGTGCAGGAGCTGAAACAGGTGAATGTTTATGAATGGGATGTAAAAAGCACGATGGTGTGATCGCTCTAATATGTGACTCGGTTCAAATGAGCTGTAACGGTGACGAGTCGGCATAATGTTTTGAGTAAATCATTTGCATTTGGAGTCAAAGTGTTTCCCATTATCCGGCGCGAGCGACTTGAACGATTGAGACTGTTTTTCCACACAGGACAATAAGAAAATGAAGAGgtcgctggaggaggagcagagagcgcGGAGGGATCTGGAAAAAGTGGTGAAGAGGGTGTTGAAGAGCATGAACGACCCAACGTGGGACGAGACGAACCTCTGAGGGTCGTGTGCACGATCTCCACCTGAAGcttaaaaagagaaagaaggagcaCGAACATGTGCGGGcttgtgtatgagagagagagagagagagagatgtgcacACAATCACATCATTTAAGGTTGTCTGTGAGTGAATCTGTAAGCGGGTAATTGTGTGCTTGTTTGCGATGGATGAGCGTCGTTACTGCGACCCCTCTATCGCCACGGTAACATTCCAACATCCAAAcgaagacagtgaggagatcGCACGCCTGACCCTCAGTGCGTCCATCACTCCAAAATTCAGCGTGGCTGGAAGACGAGTCCTCTTCCTCGGTCAGTTAACGGTCCGCTGTCCAACGGTACATATACGGTACTTTAATGGTGATGATGGTCACAATGAGGATGAGTCTGAACTTGAGCCATAACGTTTCATAACCTCTccaatgttatttatttgtatgtctaTTCCTGACGGACTTTTAGCCTGATGTTTTTTTGAGGAAGGGAAGAATGTGGCAAGAAACTCACCTTTTGAgtctgttttttaattattattattatttttgtttgccATTTATTGCCCTCTTCATCGTGCAACCACTTTGCGGTTTGCCTTTCTTTCTAGGGATCCTAGGGAATTGTACAGATATTGAAGGTGTACTGTTTAATGTAAATACTGCTAAAAGATGAGCCGCTGTTCCTTTGGGAGAAATAAAGATGTTAAAAGAATGACTTTTGAGTTGCTGCTAAATCTGCTCCAACAAAACAAGGAAACTTAACAAAGACACTGTCACTCAAAAGGCTGGAATACCGACTGTCCCCAAATCCCACCTGAGATTTGGTGACATGTGACTTTGAAAAGTATTTTCTTCTTACTTATACAGTATATTGCCTCCTGTACTCAACAACAAAGTGAGATCAACTTCAAATAGAAGTCAATGCCATATGGCTCGGCATGACCGGAGCCTATTTTGAAGTCGTATGTCCCAACATGCAACAATATTTACTGTAAGGGcagaagtcaaaataaaaagtgtgcGACAGGAGGCAACCATGGCGTTATGAGGAGTCATATCACTGGTGAGGAAACCACTGCTCAGGTATGGAGTGTTCGGCTTCAAAATATAGAAGTTATTGGTAATGTGCTTGTACTGAAAAGAAAAGTATTATAACgtgttttgttattattttgttatagtTTTTGTTGACCAAACTTGTGTTGTTCCGCCCCCACGTGATACACTGCGACGCAGTATCCAACGCACCCTTCGCAAAAAGGCGGTCTGTGCGAGTGCACTTTTAATCCGCAGGGGGGTGGTGCTAGTGactctgcagcgaccgcgatcgacctatcgatcggcgtattgagcacccctgcattcaagcattaaatagccgagagtttttttcagcgtgagaaattgagagcgtgagacttgagagccctgaaaccGTCATGTTGCCGCCGCACTCCTCAAATGTTATTTGCCGACGGGTCACTCAACATTTGGATTTGGAGGTATTTGTCACGTTTCACGAGTCCTATCTTGTCCTATAGTTTATATCTGCCTCTTGGCTCTCACTAAGTTCACTCGCCGAAGAAGATGTGTGACATAGGCTACGGTTCAACCTATAGGCTACACGTGAATACACGTGTTGTGTTCAAGTTTTATAAACCTGTTCCGCGCCGGTTCAAACGTGAAAGCGGCGAACATTTTGAAATTAAAGTGCAGAAAGTTGGTTGCACATTGTCGTCCACTTGACAAAAAGACACCCttcgtttgtgtgcgtgcgcccTCTTTTTGAAGCGACATCACGCCAAACTTTGACTCTCCCCTTGTCCCCTCATAATGAAGTtcccctttgttg
This region includes:
- the arhgef7a gene encoding rho guanine nucleotide exchange factor 7a isoform X2, whose protein sequence is MNSAEQTVTWLITLGVLDSPKKTISDPEAFLQTSLKDGVVLCRLLERLSPGSTEKIYQEPKNDGERLSNIKEFLKGCTSFRVEPFEASDLLLGLNFSQVLSSLVSLNKVTADIGVGSDSVCAQHSSAHRIKSFESLSSQASLGRSSKLLQNQFRSLDMSENSGQQLLVRARFNFQPNNEDELTFDKGDLIGVTRQEDGGWWEGMFNGRTGWFPSNYVREIKGSEKQVSPKSGTLKSPPKGFDTSAISKTYYNLVLQNILETETEYSKDLQSLLTNYLRPLQCIDKLSSSDVALILGNLEEISTFQQMLVQSLEECIKLPDTQQRVGGFFLNLMPQMKALNVGYCSNHPSAVSLLTQHSEVLGEFMEGRGAVSPGILTLTTGLSKPFMRLDKYPNLLKELERHMEESHPDRPDIQKCMASFKNLSAQCQEVRKRKELELQILTESIRLWEGDDIKTLGSVLYMSQVLVQSPGSEEKSERYLMLFPHVLLMLSASPRMSGFIFQGKLPLASMTVTKLEDCEAHRNAFELNGQMFDRLQVVCTNQQDLQDWEEHLPRQIKHTASTGPSHKPLAVPCHTLPSHPLTPSRHSEGRGMTTAPTYHTLPHPSSHGTSQSTMMWGPLEPPNTPKPWSLSCLRPAPPLRPSAALCYKEDLSKSPKSVKKLLPKRKPERKQSEEEFALRKSTAALEEDAQILKVIEAYCTSAKTRQTLNSTWQGTDLMHNHVLADVDRSCMDSPGRRSSVSRPELSSDLSEDSDYDSIWSTHSYRMGSVPRPQRESGLHVIVPGERKILVEDPRRNGQSTVEEKILVDVVYGLRDEVQELKQDNKKMKRSLEEEQRARRDLEKVVKRVLKSMNDPTWDETNL
- the arhgef7a gene encoding rho guanine nucleotide exchange factor 7a isoform X1; protein product: MNSAEQTVTWLITLGVLDSPKKTISDPEAFLQTSLKDGVVLCRLLERLSPGSTEKIYQEPKNDGERLSNIKEFLKGCTSFRVEPFEASDLLLGLNFSQVLSSLVSLNKVTADIGVGSDSVCAQHSSAHRIKSFESLSSQASLGRSSKLLQNQFRSLDMSENSGQQLLVRARFNFQPNNEDELTFDKGDLIGVTRQEDGGWWEGMFNGRTGWFPSNYVREIKGSEKQVSPKSGTLKSPPKGFDTSAISKTYYNLVLQNILETETEYSKDLQSLLTNYLRPLQCIDKLSSSDVALILGNLEEISTFQQMLVQSLEECIKLPDTQQRVGGFFLNLMPQMKALNVGYCSNHPSAVSLLTQHSEVLGEFMEGRGAVSPGILTLTTGLSKPFMRLDKYPNLLKELERHMEESHPDRPDIQKCMASFKNLSAQCQEVRKRKELELQILTESIRLWEGDDIKTLGSVLYMSQVLVQSPGSEEKSERYLMLFPHVLLMLSASPRMSGFIFQGKLPLASMTVTKLEDCEAHRNAFELNGQMFDRLQVVCTNQQDLQDWEEHLPRQIKHTASTGPSHKPLAVPCHTLPSHPLTPSRHSEGRGMTTAPTYHTLPHPSSHGTSQSTMMWGPLEPPNTPKPWSLSCLRPAPPLRPSAALCYKEDLSKSPKSVKKLLPKRKPERKQSEEEFALRKSTAALEEDAQILKVIEAYCTSAKTRQTLNSRPQRESGLHVIVPGERKILVEDPRRNGQSTVEEKILVDVVYGLRDEVQELKQDNKKMKRSLEEEQRARRDLEKVVKRVLKSMNDPTWDETNL